A segment of the uncultured Desulfobulbus sp. genome:
TGTCGGCGTCAACGTTTGCCACATCGTCGGCCAGTACCAGATTCATTGACACATGATTACCGCATATTTCCGGTTTTCGGTCACGAATGATAATTCGCTCAGTCTCAAGTAGACCATTTTCAGCCAAAATAGAACGGGCATCGGTATTGATAACGACTTTATCTATTGCATCTACGGCCAACAGAGAATCAAGGATCCATTGAAAAAGAGGTTTTCCGCAAAATTCACGGAAGTTTTTTCCTTTTACGCGTTCACTATTCGCTTTCATTGGAAGTAGTGCAACGATAGTTTTTTGGTTCATTGTTTATTTCCTTTTCTTATACAGGATAAAAGTATTTTTCTTTTTCGGCATGTGAAAGTTTGCGTAATTCCCTATTGCCGAGATAGGTACCAAAGTATTGATTCCATCGGTAGAGAACTATTTCAAGAGCTCTACGCTTGAGATTGTCGTTAGTGCATGCAAAGAGACAATCTTTTGCTACGCTTGATATGAAGTAGCGGAGCATATCTCCCAAGCCGACATGAACCTGAGGCATAATTTTCTGTAAGGCAATTGCTTCTCGCTCAAAGCGCCTTCTGACAGTGCTCCAGGATTCATGGTGTAAATGCATGACCTTGGCCTCAGCCACATAGCCAATCGTACCCGTATCATGAATGATTTTTTGGGCGAGATCCATATCCTCCAGCCCAGTCAAATCTTCATCGAATCTGAATTTGTGCCATGCATTTTGAGTGATTGCCGAATTAGCATTATTACAATAAAATTCCGTCGAGGAAAAGCGGGAATCGGGCGGAAAATATTTTGCAAAAATACGGCTTTCACTGAAACGGGTGTTCTCATCGCCAATTTGACCTCCATGAACGTAATCAGCTTTGCCCTCGAGTAGAGGGGCACAAAGTCTTGAAAGCCAATGGTCGTCTGTTGGTATGCAATGACCACTTATGAAAACCAGAATGTCACCCCGGGCAGCATCGCAGCCAATATTAAGCGAGCGACCGAAAGAAAAATCAGCACGATCAATTGTACAAATACGGCACCCATGCTGATGTGCTATTTCCAAAGTAGAGTCTGTTGAGCCAGAATCGACCAGCACCACTTCCGGGTTGAGTCTGGGGGCTATTTGGTTGGCGATGGATGTCAGCAATGCATCAAGATGTAAAGCCTCATTTAACGTACGAATAACAATACTGACATTAACAACTCCTAAGGTAATGGCAGTAGGGTTGAGGACAAGCCTGAATGTTGGGTTGAGATGTTTGTGTACAAGTACAATCTCTTCAGGGGGGACAGAGTTGCAGGCAAACATGTCCCAATGAACAGGGATAAGCTGCTCAAGACCAATTTCTTGTCCCAGGAGCATGGCCTCGCGGATACTCATATTGCCAATAATGCCGCGTTTATCCAGGAAAAAATTTGATTCGTTAACAGGTACAATTGCTGTGTGTATTGGCAAGTTTTCACGTAGAGCATCCAGTAACTCGTCACAAATTGATGTATCACCCGCGATGTACATACACTGCCCCTGTATTTTAAGCAGGTAGCCTACAGCTTGTAATCTTCCCTGGCTGTCGCGTTCGATATTGGGGTGTGCCGCAGGGACTGCTTTGATCTCAATATTGTCGCCCAAAGGGAACCATTCTTCCTTAGCCAATTGCACACGAGAGGAAGGGATATCCCAAGTGTGAAGAAGATATTGGGCAGGCGCTGGTGCGACGAATTGTGCGTTTGGTGAGGCTTGGGCTATTATCGGCAGGGTATGGGGGTCACAATGATCAAGGTGATCGTGAGTAAGTAGAACCCATGTGGCATCAGTCACCGATTCGGGAGGGAACGGGGGCGGTTGAAGTCGTTCAAGGTCTGATGCATCAAGCTCTTGAACAGAATTGGAAAGGTAGGGGTCAATGTAGATGATTGTTTGCCCAAAGCGTAAGCGACAACCGGATTGCCCTAAAAGTTGAACAGCAATACGGGGGGTATTCATTATCTTAAACCAAAATAGTCCTTGTAGTGAATTTTCTCAAAAATTTCGCAAGATCCATAAAGCGTGGCGTCCAGAATTCTTCGCCCATCATTTTCGAATTCTGTACGGGCAATGCGGTATGACTCTTCTGAATTTTTAAGATCGGGGTTATCCCAGTTTTGCCCACCTCCAAAGTACTCAGGGCAGAAATGATTCGGATCCGGTCCATCCAGTCGTCTGGCTTCATTGGGCTGGCCGGTGAACTGGTAACGATGGTCCATGCCTATTATGACCACTTCACTAAAACCTAGAAAATAAGCAACCTGAATCGCAGCATAAGTGACCGTCCAACCCTCATGAATACCACGTGTAATGTCTTTTGAAAAACGTGCTGGTGGGTTTTGGGTTTCAAGATGATATGTCAGGGCGTCCTCAGGTAACAATTCACTGCCACGCATGCTGATAAATTTATTACAGTTAAGGGATTTGATGTTGTTTATCGACTGCTCAATAACTTTTCTGTTAATCGCAACATAGTATTTGGGGTAAAAGCGAAATTTATTGAGGCCTAGAAATATTTTATTCATCCCGATAGCTGTCTCGTGGCGAAGGAAACAGAGGTCCATATTATTTAAAGATGGTCCATTAGCAACCACGACCACGCGTTCGCCAGTATGTCGATTATTAAATCGTTCTAAGCGGTTCATTGCTCAGGTTTTATTAAAAGAGCTGCACGATTACGTGCTTCAAGAATGATAAATCCCTGCTCTAATAAATATGGAACTGCCAAGGTTCCTTTAGCCATCCAGATGCTATTCTCTGTCCAGGTATCGTCCAAACAGATAATTCCATTTTTGGAGAGTTTGGGGATGATGCTCTTGACACAGTCAAGATGCATTTTGTGACAATCTTTATCGTCGATTCGTTTGCCAAGAAACTGCTCATAACGACTTTGGCGCAAAGAACTGTGACCACCATGGTCAAAGTCGTAAGCGTCAAGAAAGACAAAATCGATAACCCCCTCATAGTCACGGAGAAAGTCCTCCCCTTTAGCAGTTATAGCTTTCGCATTTACCCCCAATCGAGAGAACATTCTTTGAGCCATCAAGGTATTATGGGGATCCATGTCTACAGTGATAAAAGTCAACTCATTTTGTTTGCAGAACATCGAAATCTTACGCGTTGATCCCTGTCCTGGAACATTTTCTCTTGTTGTGCCAATCTCAATAAATACCGGCATGCCCTGCCCATGCTCTTCTCTGAATTTTCCCAGGTTAGATTCAAGATAGCTAAGCAGAAGATCATGCCCATGCTCTTTCTGCGAATGAATGAGCCTGGTTTTTTCAGAATAGGCTTTGCGTATAGCCATCTGCTCCTCAGGTTTGAGACCATCAACCTTGGAAGTGGTCAGCATGTCCTGAATAACAATATCTGCGGCTAACTCTGCTCTCCCCTGGCGAATTAAGGCGGATACGAGCATGTTTTTTTGTAGCATACTTAACGAAGAACCCCACTCCAAGGGCATGCGAAGATAATGGAGTGCGGTCATTTTATCCCCTCGGGAATAAAACGCATCGGAGACCATCAACAAAAAATGTATTTTCTCTGATTCTGCTAGATTTCCCTTTTCTAATTCATTATCGATTGCGGAATGAGGATCTTGTGCTGAGCAACAAGAGACAACCCGGGCTTCTAAACGTATGCGCTCCTGTTCACGTTGTTCCGGCGATATAAGCTTATTCCGTAAAGTTTTAATTTCGGTAAGGCGGTCTTGAGCTAGTTTTTCATGCGTATCTTTTTGAGAGTTTAGCTGCTCAATTTGTCTTTGATGTTCCTCTAGCTGTTGTTTCAGCCTATTTTTTAAGTTTTCAGTTTGGTCGAGGCGGTCTTGAGCTAGTTTTTCATGCGTATCTTTTTGAGAGTTTAGCTGTTCAATTTGTCTTTGATGTTTCTCTAGCTGTTGTTTCAGCCTATTTTTTAAGTTTTCAGTTTGGTCGAGGCGGTCTTGAGCTAGTTTTTCATGCGTATCTTTTTGAGAGTTTAGCTGTTCAATTTGTCTTTGATGTTCCTCTAGCTGTTGTTTCAGCCTATTTTTTAAGTTTTCAATTTGGTCGAGGCGGTCTTGAGCTAGTTTTTCATGCGTATCTTTTTGAGAGTTTAGCTGTTCAATTTGTCTTTGATGTTCCTCTAGCTGTTGTTTCAGCCTATTTTTTAAGTTTTCAATTTGGTCGAGGCGGTCTTGAGCTAGTTTTTCATGCGTATCTTTTTGAGAGTTTAGCTGTTCAATTTGTCTTTGATGTTCCTCTAGCTGTTGTTTCAGCCTATTTTTTAAGTTTTCAGTTTGGTCGAGGCGGTCTTGAGCTAGTTTTTTATGCGTATCTTTTTGAGAGTTTAACTGCTCAATCTGTCTTTGATGTTCCTCTAGCTGTTGTTTCAGCCTATTATTTAAGTTTTCAATTTGGTCGAGCCGGTCGTCCGCCAGTTTTTTTTGGTCTTTCTTTTGGGCAGAGAGCTGTTGTATCTGTTCACGCCTTTTTCCCGCTAGTAGCTTGTAATCACGTATGTATAGCCCATGCGCTAAATCTGGGTGACGCTCATGCTCCTTCTCTACGCAACGATATCCATTGTCTTGCAAAAACGAATCTATTTCGTTTTGCCCTGCATCTTCGCTGGGGGGTACTTTCTGATTCAGTACCATGCGCACAACTATGACATCAAAGCCATCGATACATTTGATGGAGCCGCGCAGAATTGCCAAGCTCGGCAGGCAATCGATTATCAGCCAATTCGCAACAAAATTATTTTTCTTACAGATATTGTCGAGTGTTACTGTCTGGCATGAGTGGTTTTCAATACTATTAATATTAGGCCAAAGTTTTTGTAATAGAGAGGGAGGCAATAAGCTACTTTCCGATCTATTGGCAACAATATGAAAGGTCGCATTTTTTTGCGTTTCAGCAATTATGCTGTTTTCGATTAACCAGCCAGGGACGTGTTGCGTAAATGCTTCGAGCTGTATGTAATTTTTTGAATCAGCCTCTATTAATAGGGTTGACTGAATTTTCATCTTTTGCAGCCAAGTAATCCATTGTCCAGTTCCCGAACCTGCTCCAACCAGGATGACTCCATTTGCTGGAATCAATTTTTGGATATGAGTTAGAAGCTGCCTCAGTGGATTAATTGGCAACATAATATCACCTTATTGATTTTTATATTGCTGAAATTGTTTATCCGCCTTCATGAGAGCAAAGGGCATGATTAGTAACCCCCACGGAGTTCGACAATGTTTGAGCCATGTTGTTCCTAACCTGTAAGACAGGTGCTTCATCACCCTTTGAGCTTCAGGGAAGTCATTATATTCGCTCAGCGGTGGAAGGGGCTTGTCATGTTGCTGAGCTGACTGTCGATAGCGTTTGGCGAGGGTACGCATGGAAAATGGCAAGAAAAGAAGCGGCCATCCTTTACGACTTCGTTGTATTATAGCTGCCCCAATGAGGTATGGAAGTTCGCTTTTTACCCGTTCCGCAGCGCCATAGTGGACGGGGATTTGATTCTTCCTCAGTTTTGTATTTTCTAAAAAATATTGTTCTAGCTCTTCTTGAACTTGATGTAACTGAAGCAGTAATAATTCATTTTCTTCTTTCAGCTTTGATGAGTCTCTATCTGTTTTATTTTTTGATTCTTGTATTTTTCTTCTCTCCTCATCCAGTTTTTTGTTGAGATTATCAATTATTTTTCTGTTTTGAATTATCTCTATAGACTGTTTATTAAAATTTTTTTCAATCTCTTTGGATTCTTTAGTTTTATTCAAATATTGATTTGATTTTAGAGTAAGATCATCGATGGTTTTTTGTTTTTGATTTAATTCAATACTTATTTCGTTTAATTTTTTTTCTATCTGTTTGAAATCTTGAGTTTTTATAATGTAATCTTGTGATTGTAAATAATATTTATCAATCTCTTTCTGTAGCTGAAATACTTGTTGTGTCAAAAGGCTATTTTCATGCTGTATTTCATTGTTTTTTTGAATATATTTGATTTTTTCATGGTTTAGAGCTTCTGTTTCAGCGTTTAATTTTTGATATTTTTGGGTAATATTGTCATTGTCTCTTTTGAGTCGCGAGAAGGTCTGCCAGGCTAAAAAGGCACTATGAGAAGAGGGCAAATTGCTGGTATATGGAAGAGTTGCCATTGCCTGGAGTTCTTCATAAAGTCCCATCACTTCAGGAAATTGCTCGATCACCTCAGAAATTAAAAAAATCTCAAGAGGGTCCTGGTTTTTTGTAAAAGCCGCCGAGGCGGTTTGACATTGAAGGTTTGCTTCGTCTTCAGCGGTATACGATGCTGTTTCTTCTCGGATTTGTTCTGTCTTTTGTTGGAGACTGCGGTCATCTTGGATTTGCCCGATGGGGGCATCAAGACGGGTCCTGAGTTGTTGCAGGTAGCTGTTGACGGATGTTCGAACCTGTTCAGAATGAACAAGCAGGCAGCGCTCTGTGTTGCGTTGATAAAAATGGAGCAGTGCGTCGTTGTAGGCTGTCCAGCAGTCTAGTTCATTTTTTTCTTGATCACTGTGGCCAGAATCCGCCTCAGTCGGATTATTGCGTAGAGCTGTGCGGGGGTGATTGTACACCAGAATAAAAGCAATTTTAGGGTCTATGGTTTTCCAAAAATCGAGAAGATAGATTGCCTGTGGGTCGCCCCATCCCCAAAATTGTTGTCCCAGATTTCCTCGCATTAAATCAAGTATCATACCGTGCCACACGACACCAATATCAACTTGATCAAAAGTAGGGTCTTGAAGATTTGCAATATTGAGTGGGGCTACGCCATGTGCCTTGCAAAGTATGAGATCAATTTCTTGAGGAGTCAGTTTTTCTTGGTGTGACGGGAGCGCTGAAGCCATCCCACATTCCAAAAGTAATTGTTCTACCTCGCTATAGCCTGAGAAAGGATGGCCAACAACAATAACCTTATTCACTCTACCTCCTCCATTTACATATCGATAGCTACTTTGGCAGCTACAGCGATTTGATACAGAATTTGAAAAATATCTTTTGCGACTTGCATGTTTTTACTGTCGAAACGTGGCAGAACCAATATGCGGTCACCAGCCTTAATGTCGGTATCTTGAGCCAGCAAAACCGCACCATTGGGTTTAATAACGAGCAACCGATCTTTATCGGCTCGGTCCGAAAATCCTCCAGCTCCAGCCACATAATCATCTACATCGAACTCAGAAGACCAGATGACTGCCTGGGGAATCATGACTTCGCCGCTGATAAGCACGACATCACTTTTCGGGGGGATGACAATCTCGTCACCATTTTCTAGATGAATGTCGGCCACCTTGTCGCCTTGTCGCACCACAACAGTCCCATCTGGTTCTATCTGCCTGGCTTTTTCAACAAATTTGGCAATCAGCTCTGCCTCATGTACTCGAATATTGGCTTCATCAACAGAAGAAGAGGTCGCTGTTAGAGAACTTTGCTGTAATCGTTGTAGCGCTTCATGCAAGGCCTTTTTTTGCTGAAAAGCGACGCTTCTCCTCCGTAAATGGATGCCATCAAGATTTGCCAGTTTAGGCTCAACCGCAATTTGTCGCAGCAGTGTTTGCAGCCGTGTATTTTTATCAACGGGATAGCGAGAGGCTCCAACAATGGCGCCACTTGCAGCTACCATAATCGTGTCTCCAGGAATATCCGCATGAAAACGGACAAGATCACCGTCTTCCAGTGGGAGTCTTGCAAATTGATCAAGGGGTAAATATACGTTGTACGGTGCACCTCCTCGGGTTCCTACAACACTCACGTGCGAGGCATTGTTCTCTGGATTGACCAGTGCGAGAAGTTTGTTGCCATTCAGCAGTGCCGTCCCCTTAAATTCAAAGGCGGCTGCGTGTCGTACTTGTCCCTCAACTGCGATGCTTGGTCCACGCTCTTCCACAAGTAAGACATCGCCGTCTTCAAGTCGAACCGGGGGTAACAGCCCCTCACGGAGGAAGGGGTAGAGATCGATTTGGGCGATTGTCTGTCCTCGGCGCAGCACTCGTATATCTCGATAACTGCCTCGGTCAGGATCGACGCCACCGGCAAGGTCGAGAAAATAGAGAACAGAATCAGTCGGGCCTCCCGCGTAGCGTCCTGGTTGGGCGACAAAACCAGAAACAAAAACTGCAACGGGTTGTGGTTTCAGTAGATTGACATAGATCTCAACATTACGGGTAAAAACCGAGCGCACTTTCTCCCGAATGGCACTTTCCAGCTTGGCATGGGCTAATCCTTCAACACGGACCGGGCCAATTTCAGGTAGGAACAGATTACCGCGAGCATCAACCTCCAGGATTCCGTCAGAGGTTTGAGCCCCCCAGAGCTGCAAGCGTACTCTATCACCGGGCATTATGAGATAGTCATCGTTGCGACCGTCAAAATATCCCTGAGCAAATTTTCCCTGAAACAGTTCAGCCCCGTAGGGGGCTAAGCCTGATTTATTGAAAGAAATTTGCTTGTTACCAGCTGGTGTCGATGCATCAGGATCATTTGGCGACAGGGTGGCAGCATGAACCATAAAGGGGAGGATGAATAACAGTACAAAAGTGATTGAAAGATGGTAACGTATTTTCATGTCAGAATCCTGCATGCTCCTTGATCGCCGCGACCATCAGTGAGCCCATTCCAAAGATCAACAGTATACCAGCAAAGCTTACTCCTATGGCATAGCCTCGCCGGGGCCAGAGCGGTTCATCTGGTAGGGTGGGTTGGATAAATGCCACCAGGTATCGACTTTTGCTTTCAGTTCGAACTCTGGCAGCCTCCATGACCTGCATGGCGACAACAAGTTCTTTCTGGGCAAATTCATGTTCTATTGTAAGTTGTTCATACTCTGCGGCCAAGCTATTGACTGTGCCTTTTCCTTGTCCAGAAAGGCGCAATTTCTCTTTGACAATTTGCTCTTCCAGGGCCTGTAGTTTCGCTTTAAGCCCGATGATTTTAGGGCTATCGTTGCGCATATAGGATTTTGTTTCAGCCAATTCCGCACGAATTTTGACGGCCGCACCTTCTAATTCAGCGACCAATCCTTCCACCTTACCAGCCTCTGCTGTGGGATCGAGCAAGTTATGGTTCTGTCGAAATTGATGTAACTTGTTCCGGATATTTGCTAAGCGAATCTCTGCTCTTTTAATTTCTGAACGGGACAATGACAAGCTGTCTTCTATGGCGCGCTCTCGAAGGCGGTTGACCAGGTCTTCACTTTTTGTCAGGATTGCCTGGCAGATATTTTGTGCGACTTGCGGTGTAAAGGCTCTGACTTGGAGTTTTAATATTCCAGAAGTTTGATCAAAGTGAATCGAAACCTGACGTTGAAAATATAGAGTGAATTCTTCTTGGCTCGGTTTCTGCTGTAATCGGGAGAAAAAATCCGCCTTTGGATTCTGGTAGTGATCCTTGAGGCTGAGCTGTTGATCAAGCAGGGCCAACAGCTCGGATGATTCTATGTATTCTTCAATAACATGGGCATCTGTTCCTGTTCCTCCTGTTGACTGCCCCAGAAATGACAAGAGCTCGGTCGAGCCCCCACCTTCCTGGCTACGAAGGGAGAAACGGGTTTCGGAGATATACATATCGCTGGCCCAGAATCCGAAATAGATCAACACAAACAGCATTGGCAGGGCAACACAGAGCAACCATTTAATTTGAGCCTTCCTCATTCCCATTTTCCTAATGTTTTGTTGCTGGCAATGCCTCGTAAAAGGCAATTGCTTCTTCCATATCATCGTAAAAAAGCAGGTCTCCCTCATAGAGGACGGCCGCAATATCACAATGTTCACGAATTGTACTTATCGTGTGAGAAACAACGAGCAGTGTAGAATGGTCTTTACGCTGCTCAAATTCAGCTTTGGATTTTTTTTTGAAATTAGCATCGCCGACCGCTGTGACTTCATCAATCAGATAATAATCAAAATTGATTGCCATGGAGAGCCCAAAAGCCAGTTTGGCTTTCATACCTGAAGAATAGGTATTGACTGGCATGTTCATGTAATCCCCCAGTTCGGAGAAATCTTCGACAAAGTTTGTGACTTCTTGGATGCAGGCATCGTAGATTCTACAGATAAATCTAAGATTTTCTCGCCCTGTAAGGCTGCCGTGGAATCCACCACTGAAGCCAATGGGCCACGAAACGCGTCCATGGCGACAGACGTGGCCACTGGTGGGGAGCTCTGCTCCTCCGATTAAGCGCAGCAAACTTGATTTTCCTGCGCCATTCTGACCAAGAATTCCAAGGTTACGCCCTGGTTCTATGCGAGCGTTGATGTTATTGAGGACTGTCTTGATCCCTTGTCCGACGCGATAATATTTGCAAAGATTGACCAGTTGGATCATATCAGCCGGTCCAAATAGCGCCGCGAGTAGCGTTCTAATAAAAGCCCTGTGGTCAGAAGCAGCAAGGTTACACTCGTCAGGTAAAAGTATGAGATGTATTGTTCTCCGTAGCCGACGGCGAAACCTTGGCGCATGAGCTCAATTATATGTGTCAGCGGATTATAATACAGAATATTTTGAGCTGATGCGGGTAAATCCAGTACAGAAAAGAAAAGACCAGATGTGAAAAATAGGACACGTAGCATCATTGGTATTAGTTGTTCGGTCACAGGCCAGAGCAGATTAAAAGCGGAACAGGCCATGCCACTACCCAATCCTAGCGCCAAAGCCAGCAGGAGAGAGAAGAATATGGAGTGAGGACTTTCAATGGATACCTGTTGACCAATGCAGTATGAAACAAACAACAGCACTACCAATACCAAGGTTTGCATGGCTCCCTGAAGAATGATGCGAGCTAACAGTAAGTCAAGAGGATATACTTGAGGATAAGTGAGTAAGCCCCGGTTCCCTCCTATTGCATTCATGCCATTCGTCACACCATTGCTGAAAATAAACCACGGGATAAAGCCACCAAGCAGAAAAACAGGTGTGGACATTCCGTGCGGAGCGTGTACTCCAGCCAGTTCACGAATCACCCAGAAGACCACAAGAGTAAAAGCTGCCTGAATAACAGCCCAGAGATATCCAAGCTTATGTTTGCCAAAGAGGGTTTTGGATTCCCGGAGCATGAGGGCCCAGATCACCCGCCGTTGCACACTGAAAGCCTGGGTAAGGGAAATATCAACTTCGGAATTCATTAATTGGCCTGAGGAACAGGCGTCCATCCTTGGTGCAGGGTGTTACAGACCAAAATTTTCCTATCTTGAGTGTTTGATTGTATGAGCAATCTCTTGCAATCAACACCAGCGGCAGAAAAGTAGCTTTGCAGTACTGTGGCCTGCAAAGAGCCACCAAAGTTTGGATCATCCACTTGA
Coding sequences within it:
- a CDS encoding ABC transporter permease, giving the protein MNSEVDISLTQAFSVQRRVIWALMLRESKTLFGKHKLGYLWAVIQAAFTLVVFWVIRELAGVHAPHGMSTPVFLLGGFIPWFIFSNGVTNGMNAIGGNRGLLTYPQVYPLDLLLARIILQGAMQTLVLVVLLFVSYCIGQQVSIESPHSIFFSLLLALALGLGSGMACSAFNLLWPVTEQLIPMMLRVLFFTSGLFFSVLDLPASAQNILYYNPLTHIIELMRQGFAVGYGEQYISYFYLTSVTLLLLTTGLLLERYSRRYLDRLI
- a CDS encoding glycosyltransferase; the encoded protein is MNTPRIAVQLLGQSGCRLRFGQTIIYIDPYLSNSVQELDASDLERLQPPPFPPESVTDATWVLLTHDHLDHCDPHTLPIIAQASPNAQFVAPAPAQYLLHTWDIPSSRVQLAKEEWFPLGDNIEIKAVPAAHPNIERDSQGRLQAVGYLLKIQGQCMYIAGDTSICDELLDALRENLPIHTAIVPVNESNFFLDKRGIIGNMSIREAMLLGQEIGLEQLIPVHWDMFACNSVPPEEIVLVHKHLNPTFRLVLNPTAITLGVVNVSIVIRTLNEALHLDALLTSIANQIAPRLNPEVVLVDSGSTDSTLEIAHQHGCRICTIDRADFSFGRSLNIGCDAARGDILVFISGHCIPTDDHWLSRLCAPLLEGKADYVHGGQIGDENTRFSESRIFAKYFPPDSRFSSTEFYCNNANSAITQNAWHKFRFDEDLTGLEDMDLAQKIIHDTGTIGYVAEAKVMHLHHESWSTVRRRFEREAIALQKIMPQVHVGLGDMLRYFISSVAKDCLFACTNDNLKRRALEIVLYRWNQYFGTYLGNRELRKLSHAEKEKYFYPV
- a CDS encoding polysaccharide biosynthesis/export family protein, with product MKIRYHLSITFVLLFILPFMVHAATLSPNDPDASTPAGNKQISFNKSGLAPYGAELFQGKFAQGYFDGRNDDYLIMPGDRVRLQLWGAQTSDGILEVDARGNLFLPEIGPVRVEGLAHAKLESAIREKVRSVFTRNVEIYVNLLKPQPVAVFVSGFVAQPGRYAGGPTDSVLYFLDLAGGVDPDRGSYRDIRVLRRGQTIAQIDLYPFLREGLLPPVRLEDGDVLLVEERGPSIAVEGQVRHAAAFEFKGTALLNGNKLLALVNPENNASHVSVVGTRGGAPYNVYLPLDQFARLPLEDGDLVRFHADIPGDTIMVAASGAIVGASRYPVDKNTRLQTLLRQIAVEPKLANLDGIHLRRRSVAFQQKKALHEALQRLQQSSLTATSSSVDEANIRVHEAELIAKFVEKARQIEPDGTVVVRQGDKVADIHLENGDEIVIPPKSDVVLISGEVMIPQAVIWSSEFDVDDYVAGAGGFSDRADKDRLLVIKPNGAVLLAQDTDIKAGDRILVLPRFDSKNMQVAKDIFQILYQIAVAAKVAIDM
- a CDS encoding 6-hydroxymethylpterin diphosphokinase MptE-like protein, translating into MNRLERFNNRHTGERVVVVANGPSLNNMDLCFLRHETAIGMNKIFLGLNKFRFYPKYYVAINRKVIEQSINNIKSLNCNKFISMRGSELLPEDALTYHLETQNPPARFSKDITRGIHEGWTVTYAAIQVAYFLGFSEVVIIGMDHRYQFTGQPNEARRLDGPDPNHFCPEYFGGGQNWDNPDLKNSEESYRIARTEFENDGRRILDATLYGSCEIFEKIHYKDYFGLR
- a CDS encoding ABC transporter ATP-binding protein, which produces MIQLVNLCKYYRVGQGIKTVLNNINARIEPGRNLGILGQNGAGKSSLLRLIGGAELPTSGHVCRHGRVSWPIGFSGGFHGSLTGRENLRFICRIYDACIQEVTNFVEDFSELGDYMNMPVNTYSSGMKAKLAFGLSMAINFDYYLIDEVTAVGDANFKKKSKAEFEQRKDHSTLLVVSHTISTIREHCDIAAVLYEGDLLFYDDMEEAIAFYEALPATKH